Genomic DNA from Veillonella criceti:
TTAAAATGGACGCCAATATATACCATAATAAAGGTATATCCACAATGAGGTGTAATAATAATAAAATAGCCGTCCCTAAAATAGCAAAATCTAAAATAGGGCCCACAAGAATAGCCGCAATTAAAGAACCTACGCCCATAAGGTGAAAATAATACAACTGTAGTGGAAATATAAGAATTTGAGCACTTACACATAAACTTAACGGTCCCATGATATATGGCCAGCCCTTTGGTAAACGCTGATATATAGGGCGACTAAAGAATAAAATTCCATATGTCGCCCCAAAGGACAATTGAAAGCTAACATCCAAAAGGAGTAAAGGCTCAAACCACAATAAGATCGCCGCGCTAAGATGCAAAGCTTGTCGACTTTGATATAAGCGACCTTTGATAATTCCTAGCCCCATAATAATCCCCATCAAAGCGGATCGAATAACAGGTGGATTACAACCTACTAGCAAACAATATACTATAACAAATAAAATAGCTCCATAAGTAGCTCGTTTCTTATTCATGCCTAACCAAGAAGCCAATACGAATATAAACCCAAAAAGTAAAGCTACATGAGAACCTGATACTGATAATATATGAATCAATCCTGTTTTAGCAAATGCCTCCATAATCGATGAATCTAAGGCATTATAACCACCACCAAGCAGTAAACTCTGACTCATGTCACCTAATTCACCTGGTAATTGTTGTTTTAGAATGTGACTACTCATATAACGCCAATAACCTAATGATTTCATCACCTGATTCACTATGTGAGTATACCATTCAGTCTCAGGTTCAGTCACTAGACCTTGTAACTCACCTTCATATAAGGTACCCATTCTATGATTTGTAAGATAGCGAGCACGTAAATCAATCCTACCCTCTTCTGGTGCAAAGTTAACTTTAGTTATAGTCCCTTTAATTGCTACATAGCTTCCTGGTAAGATATCTGTTTGTGCTACCACTGTTGAAGGTATCACATAGACCACTACTTCTCCCTCAGCACTCAAATGCTTCGAATTAACCCCCTCTTTATCTGGCACTATCTCTACTATATCCCCTACTATCCGCCAATAAGTATGACGATTAACCATAGCCATCTCTGGCAAACTAGTTACCCGTATCGTATAAATCCCCTTAGCCCCTACATAATAAGGATTTACTGTTTCATACGCATCAATAGTTACTGCCGTTCGATACATACCAAAAACAATCAAACTTAAAATAATAAGTACGACCGCCAACATATTTCGCCTACTAGTGCTACCCTTACGCACTAAATTGACATTGATATATTCACTTTTTCTATTTTTTACATAACGCTCTATAATAAGCCAAAGAAAATACCAAGAACTACCTAATAACACGAGCATAGGATTTGTAAATCCATATCGCATGCCATAGGCCAATACAATGCCCCAAGCCGGTGCGAGCCACAATAAAGCACCCCATTCTGTATAAGTAAAGAAATACATATACAAACCTCCTAGTTTATACCGTAATATGAGGGGCTAATTTTTTAAACGTGGCTTCACCAATCCCTTTTACCTTCTTAATATCTTCAATCGTCTTAAACAATCCCGATTGTTCACGATAAGCAATAATTTTCTTTGCCGTGCCTGGACCAACACCAGATAACTTAGTTAACTCTTGCTCATTAGCTGTATTAATATTAATTTTTTGTTTACGCAATAATTCCTCAGGATTCCCCATAAAATTAAAAGCCACATGAATATGACTACCACTGGCTGCTACTTCAGCCAAATTAATCGTATCTACTGATGCATAAGGTAATAAACCGCCACAAGCCTGAATCACATCCCCCACCGTTTGTCCGCCTTGCAGTTTATATAGACCAGGTGTTTCTACCGCCCCTGTGACATATACATATTCATTATCCCCATTCATATTTTTTT
This window encodes:
- a CDS encoding ComEC/Rec2 family competence protein gives rise to the protein MYFFTYTEWGALLWLAPAWGIVLAYGMRYGFTNPMLVLLGSSWYFLWLIIERYVKNRKSEYINVNLVRKGSTSRRNMLAVVLIILSLIVFGMYRTAVTIDAYETVNPYYVGAKGIYTIRVTSLPEMAMVNRHTYWRIVGDIVEIVPDKEGVNSKHLSAEGEVVVYVIPSTVVAQTDILPGSYVAIKGTITKVNFAPEEGRIDLRARYLTNHRMGTLYEGELQGLVTEPETEWYTHIVNQVMKSLGYWRYMSSHILKQQLPGELGDMSQSLLLGGGYNALDSSIMEAFAKTGLIHILSVSGSHVALLFGFIFVLASWLGMNKKRATYGAILFVIVYCLLVGCNPPVIRSALMGIIMGLGIIKGRLYQSRQALHLSAAILLWFEPLLLLDVSFQLSFGATYGILFFSRPIYQRLPKGWPYIMGPLSLCVSAQILIFPLQLYYFHLMGVGSLIAAILVGPILDFAILGTAILLLLHLIVDIPLLWYILASILKGALFLNFTIANIPGSVGYWGALSVGAGALYILGCRYLYHCMLKADVRQLWYENIIGLGLLCLLLIPFSSLLHTAVYIHIIPLSQGAAFLVLKEAPFTARTMWLHVATEGKPLSVISQSAIINAVHYYGVTKPQLITLESVTTENRQSLSDLVMSLHWTWQNLYKSNINEGTFIGSRTRDFEAIFEEQQNTFIARGPQGAFIFSNGQNSKNHLKLKEMTSYISGTTNGAVAATHSEYTVGAPKALVYWPNGNTRSQADVDPADENRYITGTKVIPDFLL
- a CDS encoding helix-hairpin-helix domain-containing protein, which translates into the protein MEQLKKYKKLWLCLGIACMVYLLVLRPIITDSEAQMNSTHGVMVTEESQTKGPNIQTEENTEDKKNMNGDNEYVYVTGAVETPGLYKLQGGQTVGDVIQACGGLLPYASVDTINLAEVAASGSHIHVAFNFMGNPEELLRKQKININTANEQELTKLSGVGPGTAKKIIAYREQSGLFKTIEDIKKVKGIGEATFKKLAPHITV